A section of the Elizabethkingia anophelis R26 genome encodes:
- a CDS encoding SPFH domain-containing protein has product MEKNLKPMSGYLALLISILLLFGAVALFFTGMQYNPFLSVMGVLCFILAIFFMKGLMIIQPNHSRVLNFFGKYVGTVKENGLFFINPLYSSQRMSLRSENLQGQTLKVNDKMGNPIEIGVVIVWKVGDTYKAAFEVERYTDFVKMQSEAAVRHLAMSFPYDNLEDDHAPITLREGGDKINQILEQELTDRLSKAGIVIQEARISHLAYASEIAGAMLQRQQATAIVAARAKIVEGAVGMVDMALKKLSEENIVELDDERKAAMVSNLMVVLCGEKAAQPILNAGTLYN; this is encoded by the coding sequence ATGGAAAAAAATCTGAAACCAATGTCTGGTTATCTGGCACTACTTATAAGTATCTTATTACTATTTGGTGCTGTAGCTCTTTTCTTTACAGGAATGCAGTATAATCCTTTCTTATCCGTTATGGGGGTATTGTGTTTTATTCTTGCAATATTTTTTATGAAAGGTCTTATGATTATCCAACCTAACCATTCCAGAGTGCTTAACTTTTTCGGAAAGTATGTAGGTACTGTTAAAGAGAACGGATTGTTCTTTATCAATCCTCTTTATTCTTCCCAAAGAATGAGTCTTCGTTCAGAAAACCTTCAGGGACAAACACTGAAAGTAAACGATAAAATGGGAAATCCTATTGAGATAGGAGTTGTTATAGTTTGGAAAGTAGGGGATACTTATAAGGCTGCTTTTGAAGTGGAGCGCTATACCGACTTTGTGAAAATGCAGAGTGAAGCAGCAGTTCGTCATTTGGCGATGAGTTTTCCTTATGATAATCTTGAGGATGATCATGCACCGATAACCTTAAGAGAAGGTGGTGATAAAATTAATCAGATTCTGGAGCAGGAACTTACAGACAGACTTTCAAAAGCAGGCATTGTAATTCAGGAAGCCAGAATCAGCCACTTGGCTTATGCCTCTGAAATTGCAGGAGCTATGCTACAACGCCAGCAGGCTACGGCGATTGTAGCAGCAAGAGCTAAGATTGTAGAAGGAGCTGTAGGGATGGTAGATATGGCTTTGAAGAAATTGTCGGAAGAAAACATAGTAGAGTTGGACGATGAAAGAAAAGCTGCTATGGTAAGCAATCTTATGGTTGTACTTTGTGGTGAGAAGGCTGCACAGCCTATACTAAATGCTGGTACTTTGTATAATTAA
- a CDS encoding type II toxin-antitoxin system HicA family toxin, which produces MTKIDKLIERLLSIPKDFTYTELLSILNYFGYKESTKGKTSGSRVMFIHKETEAPIRLHKPHPKPILKEYAIKQIIEELKKENFI; this is translated from the coding sequence ATGACTAAAATTGACAAACTCATCGAACGATTATTATCCATACCTAAAGACTTTACTTATACTGAGTTATTAAGTATTTTAAATTATTTTGGATATAAAGAGAGTACAAAAGGAAAAACATCAGGAAGCAGGGTTATGTTTATTCATAAGGAGACGGAAGCTCCTATTCGCTTACATAAGCCTCATCCTAAACCTATTTTAAAAGAATATGCAATAAAACAAATTATTGAAGAACTTAAAAAGGAAAATTTTATTTAA
- a CDS encoding type II toxin-antitoxin system HicB family antitoxin — translation MGFLKYKNYTGSVEFNDIDKILFGKVLGIRGLISYEGQTVDELEQDFKSGIDEYLEACKEKGIEPQKPYTGAFNVRIPSDMHGQAAMEAYEQGITLNAFVKHAIEERLKIAIIERKPLAHGPAKKENKEKKAGRYKI, via the coding sequence ATGGGCTTTTTAAAATATAAAAATTATACCGGAAGTGTTGAATTTAATGATATAGACAAAATTCTTTTCGGAAAAGTTTTAGGAATAAGAGGTCTTATCTCTTATGAAGGTCAAACCGTTGATGAACTGGAACAAGATTTCAAAAGCGGGATAGATGAATACTTGGAAGCATGTAAAGAAAAAGGTATAGAACCTCAAAAACCATATACCGGAGCATTTAATGTACGTATTCCGTCAGACATGCATGGACAGGCAGCCATGGAAGCTTATGAACAGGGAATAACATTAAATGCTTTCGTAAAACATGCTATAGAAGAACGATTAAAGATTGCTATTATAGAAAGAAAACCATTAGCACATGGACCCGCTAAAAAAGAAAACAAAGAGAAGAAAGCAGGAAGGTATAAAATTTAA
- a CDS encoding Arc family DNA-binding protein, whose amino-acid sequence MSAKKSFVLRIDEETYKLIEKWASDEFRSVNGQIEYVVHQALIKAGRKKEKDNEKPSEK is encoded by the coding sequence TTGAGTGCAAAAAAAAGCTTTGTCCTCCGGATTGATGAAGAAACTTATAAGCTTATTGAAAAATGGGCATCTGATGAATTCAGGAGTGTAAACGGGCAAATTGAATATGTTGTTCATCAGGCTTTGATAAAAGCCGGACGGAAAAAAGAAAAAGACAACGAAAAGCCGTCAGAAAAGTAA
- a CDS encoding helix-turn-helix transcriptional regulator — MKECGNSIRQIRRNKDLTQEYMALELGISQKAYSDLENCKVKMNMTTLLKVADILEISPSEICSLSGNCTNDMQQKHESLLDYLKQNNIQVPDEYL, encoded by the coding sequence ATGAAAGAATGTGGCAACAGTATCAGACAAATCCGGAGAAATAAAGATTTAACCCAGGAGTACATGGCTCTGGAACTGGGCATCTCCCAAAAAGCATATTCTGATTTAGAAAACTGCAAAGTCAAAATGAATATGACAACCTTACTAAAAGTTGCAGATATACTGGAGATTAGCCCCTCCGAAATTTGCAGCCTTTCAGGAAATTGTACCAACGATATGCAACAGAAACATGAAAGCCTTCTAGACTATCTGAAACAAAATAATATCCAGGTTCCGGATGAATATTTGTAA